A part of Oculatellaceae cyanobacterium genomic DNA contains:
- a CDS encoding DUF4336 domain-containing protein, whose translation MDQTTINAQQQISSNINPKDWSWRFWALVPLYPYSRRRTIRTEVVKDTIWTFDQTQGIIYVVVPIRMTVVKLSEGGLLVYAPVAPTPECIRLVKELVAEHGDIKYIILPTVSGLEHKVFVVPFARYFPNSQIFIAPKQWSFPLNLPLSWLGFPRKRTHILSENSKTPFADEFDYAVLDIDLGGRPFGEVAFFHKRSHTLLVTDSVVSVPEEPPKIVQLDPYPLLFHAKDNAFDVVEDTQENRRKGWQRISLFAFYFRPSVLETIPLGKAFLDAFKASERSKQAYFGLYPFKWKDNWKQSFEALRGGGRLFVAPILQTLILNRAPKETITWADRVASWNFQRIIPCHFDSPINANSQQFRQAFSFLEKRHFLINSSFNNASNTLPEEDFELLREIEEKLNNIGVIQARKEKV comes from the coding sequence GTGGATCAAACCACCATAAACGCGCAACAGCAAATTAGCTCAAATATTAATCCAAAAGATTGGTCATGGCGTTTCTGGGCGCTTGTACCACTTTACCCCTACAGCAGACGGCGGACAATTCGCACAGAAGTTGTAAAAGACACGATCTGGACATTTGACCAGACACAAGGCATCATCTACGTGGTTGTGCCAATTCGCATGACTGTGGTTAAACTTTCTGAAGGTGGCTTGCTTGTCTATGCACCAGTTGCACCTACCCCAGAATGTATCAGGTTAGTCAAAGAGTTAGTAGCAGAACACGGCGATATTAAGTACATTATTTTACCAACCGTTTCTGGTCTAGAACATAAAGTTTTTGTAGTCCCATTTGCTAGATACTTTCCTAATTCTCAAATCTTTATAGCACCTAAGCAGTGGAGTTTTCCGTTAAATCTTCCCCTCAGTTGGCTAGGTTTTCCCAGAAAACGTACTCATATTTTATCTGAAAATAGTAAAACACCCTTTGCTGATGAGTTTGACTACGCGGTGCTAGATATTGATTTGGGAGGAAGACCCTTTGGAGAAGTGGCGTTTTTTCACAAGCGATCGCATACACTACTCGTAACAGATTCAGTTGTTTCTGTACCTGAAGAACCGCCAAAAATTGTTCAACTTGACCCTTATCCCTTACTATTCCACGCTAAAGATAATGCCTTCGATGTTGTCGAAGACACTCAAGAAAACCGCCGTAAGGGATGGCAGCGTATTTCACTATTTGCCTTTTACTTCCGACCAAGCGTATTAGAAACAATTCCACTAGGAAAAGCATTTCTTGATGCTTTCAAAGCGTCAGAAAGATCAAAACAAGCATATTTCGGGTTGTATCCTTTTAAATGGAAAGATAACTGGAAGCAATCATTTGAGGCACTGCGAGGAGGTGGACGCTTGTTTGTTGCACCAATATTACAAACACTCATTCTCAACAGAGCGCCAAAAGAAACTATAACATGGGCTGATCGAGTAGCAAGTTGGAATTTTCAAAGAATCATTCCTTGTCATTTCGACTCACCAATTAATGCCAATTCTCAGCAATTTAGACAGGCATTCAGCTTTCTGGAAAAGCGACATTTTTTAATTAATAGCTCATTTAATAATGCCAGTAATACCTTGCCAGAAGAAGACTTTGAACTGCTGCGGGAAATCGAAGAAAAATTAAACAATATCGGTGTTATCCAGGCACGAAAAGAAAAGGTTTGA
- a CDS encoding N-acetyltransferase has product MNIRCEQPSDYSAIAEVNIQAFQQENEARLIDKIRNSERYIPELSLVAEVDEVVVGYILFSYIDLVGNQNLQVLGLAPLAVLPKLQRQGIGSALVKAGLAKAEEMGLAIAIVLGYPEFYGRFGFEPSIHYGIESPFPVPKNAFMVKPLKDYHRKYRGKVVYPLAFRGV; this is encoded by the coding sequence ATGAACATCCGTTGTGAACAACCATCTGATTACAGTGCGATCGCGGAAGTCAATATTCAGGCATTTCAACAGGAAAATGAAGCTCGCTTGATAGACAAGATTCGCAATTCTGAGCGCTATATCCCAGAGTTATCTTTGGTTGCAGAGGTAGATGAAGTTGTAGTTGGGTATATTCTGTTTAGTTATATAGATTTGGTGGGAAACCAAAACCTTCAGGTACTTGGTTTAGCGCCACTAGCAGTGCTACCGAAACTGCAACGACAAGGAATTGGTAGCGCGTTGGTAAAAGCTGGGTTAGCTAAGGCAGAGGAAATGGGATTGGCGATCGCGATCGTTTTAGGATATCCCGAATTTTACGGTCGCTTTGGCTTTGAGCCATCAATTCATTACGGAATTGAGTCTCCCTTTCCAGTACCAAAAAATGCTTTCATGGTTAAACCACTTAAGGACTATCACAGGAAATATCGGGGAAAGGTTGTTTACCCGTTAGCTTTCCGAGGAGTATAA
- a CDS encoding glycosyltransferase family 4 protein, producing MRIAQIAPLWERVPPPAYGGVELVVGLLCDELVRRGHDVTLFASGDSISLAKLESVHPQALRLDPAVKEYSIYEALHLSKAYERAHEFDIIHSHMGCTALPYAKFVKTPTVHTLHGIFTPDNEKMFSYARSQPYVNISNSQREPRLNLNCVATVYNGIDTSNYEFHPKHQDPPYLAFLGRLSPEKGTHLAIEIAKRSGLPLKIAGKIDVVDVDYYEQEIKPHIDGEQIQYLGEANHEQKNALLGGAVATLFPITWREPFGLVMIESMVSGTPVIAIEMGSTQEVIADGKTGFLIQNVEEAVAAVGKVTGLSRQACRDHVIKNFSVKKMTEGYEAVYRQILAERFKQNGHASSRPSLSSLLS from the coding sequence ATGCGGATTGCTCAAATTGCACCATTATGGGAACGAGTACCACCCCCAGCTTATGGCGGTGTTGAACTTGTTGTTGGTCTACTTTGCGATGAATTAGTAAGACGTGGACATGACGTTACTTTATTTGCATCTGGTGATTCCATCAGCCTTGCTAAACTAGAGTCTGTTCACCCGCAAGCACTACGTTTAGACCCTGCGGTTAAGGAATATTCAATTTACGAAGCGCTACACCTCAGCAAAGCTTATGAGCGGGCGCACGAATTTGATATCATTCATTCCCATATGGGTTGCACGGCGTTACCCTATGCCAAGTTTGTCAAAACACCTACTGTCCACACCTTGCATGGTATCTTTACTCCTGACAACGAGAAAATGTTTAGCTATGCTCGTAGTCAGCCTTATGTAAATATCTCCAACTCCCAACGCGAACCTAGACTTAACCTCAACTGCGTTGCCACAGTTTATAACGGCATAGACACCAGCAATTACGAGTTTCACCCAAAACATCAAGATCCACCATACTTAGCTTTTTTAGGTCGTCTTTCCCCAGAAAAAGGCACACACTTAGCAATAGAAATTGCTAAACGCTCAGGTTTGCCCTTAAAAATAGCAGGCAAAATTGATGTCGTCGATGTGGACTATTATGAGCAGGAAATTAAACCGCATATTGATGGCGAACAAATTCAATATTTAGGTGAAGCCAATCATGAACAAAAGAATGCCCTCTTAGGCGGTGCTGTAGCCACTTTGTTCCCGATTACCTGGCGTGAACCCTTTGGGTTAGTTATGATTGAGTCTATGGTCTCAGGTACCCCTGTGATTGCCATCGAAATGGGGTCTACTCAAGAAGTTATTGCTGACGGTAAAACAGGCTTCTTAATTCAAAATGTTGAAGAAGCAGTAGCAGCCGTTGGAAAAGTCACTGGATTAAGCCGTCAAGCTTGCCGAGATCATGTGATTAAAAACTTCAGTGTGAAAAAAATGACTGAAGGTTATGAAGCGGTTTATCGACAAATCTTGGCAGAACGCTTCAAGCAAAACGGTCACGCATCTAGCCGCCCTAGCTTGAGTAGCTTACTCTCATAA
- a CDS encoding glycosyltransferase family 1 protein, with amino-acid sequence MLNQNRQPMAQKAANNSSNKAKESHQVSSRAGIPQRQAIALISDHADPAADIGKEEAGGQNVYVRQVGEALAKLGWQVDMFTRKTNPNQPTIVQHSPHCRTIRLVAGAEQFIPRDELFQYMPQFVEAFHKFQTKEGTNYPLIHTNYWLSAWAGLQLQASNNVQLVHTYHSLGAVKYPSVKKIPAIASTRLEVEQQILEQAHCVVATSPQEQEYLRQLVSQQGRIEVIPCGTDINKFHIISKTEARIKLGLNPTDQIVLYVGRFDPRKGIETMVRACAASKAKTSGKLKLVIAGGSDPERADGQEKERIEQLVQELDLADQTIFPGQLSHDVLPLYYAAADVCVVPSHYEPFGLVAIEAMACGTPVIASNVGGLKFTVVPEETGLLVPPQDINAWAAAIDRILTNELWARKLRTEASARVRQNFSWTGVAIQLSDLYRRLLAQSMMDERLWSLWMSTPSEVPDTTDVLNTLTPIENLTKAS; translated from the coding sequence ATGTTAAATCAAAATAGACAGCCAATGGCTCAAAAAGCCGCCAACAATTCCTCTAATAAAGCCAAAGAATCACATCAAGTTTCTTCCCGTGCAGGTATTCCACAAAGACAAGCGATCGCACTGATCTCAGATCACGCAGATCCCGCCGCCGATATTGGCAAAGAAGAAGCTGGCGGGCAAAATGTCTATGTGCGCCAAGTCGGTGAAGCTTTAGCAAAATTAGGTTGGCAGGTGGATATGTTCACCCGCAAAACTAATCCAAATCAACCGACAATTGTGCAGCATTCACCCCACTGCCGTACAATTCGTTTAGTCGCTGGGGCAGAACAGTTTATTCCGCGAGATGAACTGTTTCAGTATATGCCTCAATTTGTTGAAGCCTTCCACAAGTTTCAGACCAAAGAAGGCACAAATTATCCACTAATTCACACTAACTACTGGTTGTCGGCTTGGGCTGGCTTACAGTTACAAGCATCAAATAATGTTCAGTTAGTTCATACTTATCACTCATTAGGAGCAGTAAAATATCCTTCTGTTAAAAAAATTCCGGCGATCGCTTCTACTAGACTAGAAGTTGAACAACAAATTTTAGAACAAGCTCATTGTGTAGTTGCTACCAGTCCTCAAGAACAAGAATATCTCCGCCAGCTAGTATCTCAACAAGGGCGTATTGAAGTTATCCCCTGCGGAACTGATATAAATAAATTCCACATTATTTCTAAAACAGAAGCCAGAATTAAACTAGGTTTAAATCCTACAGATCAAATAGTTCTCTACGTCGGACGCTTCGATCCTCGTAAAGGTATCGAAACAATGGTTCGTGCTTGCGCTGCATCCAAAGCAAAAACTTCTGGTAAGCTAAAATTAGTAATTGCTGGTGGCAGCGATCCAGAGCGTGCTGACGGACAAGAAAAAGAACGGATAGAACAATTAGTACAAGAATTAGATTTAGCAGATCAAACCATCTTCCCAGGTCAACTAAGCCACGATGTCTTGCCACTCTACTATGCTGCTGCAGACGTTTGCGTAGTTCCCAGCCACTATGAACCATTTGGACTGGTAGCAATTGAAGCAATGGCTTGTGGTACACCTGTAATTGCTTCTAATGTTGGTGGCTTGAAGTTTACAGTAGTCCCAGAAGAAACTGGTTTGCTTGTTCCACCCCAAGATATTAACGCTTGGGCTGCTGCAATTGATCGGATTCTCACCAATGAATTATGGGCGAGAAAGCTGAGAACAGAAGCCTCAGCTAGAGTGCGTCAGAATTTTAGCTGGACTGGTGTAGCGATTCAGTTAAGCGATCTCTATCGCCGCTTACTAGCTCAGTCTATGATGGACGAACGCCTCTGGAGTTTATGGATGTCTACCCCATCAGAAGTACCTGACACTACTGATGTCTTAAATACCCTGACACCAATAGAAAATTTAACTAAAGCCTCATAA
- a CDS encoding tryptophan-rich sensory protein, translating to MFDSSWVIGGVTFLVALGSALLRPRDLKWGKRLERPKWLFFEPAIPFIWTIVFFSGAASAVIIWEQEPGSLKTWLLMGWYLVLEIITVAYIPATLRFRSLTVGTVLGATGLILGIILALTVLPMSQSAALLLLPYIIWTPIGTYTTREMIDLNPDAA from the coding sequence ATGTTTGATTCAAGCTGGGTTATTGGAGGCGTAACATTCTTAGTAGCTTTAGGAAGTGCGCTGTTAAGACCACGTGATTTAAAGTGGGGAAAACGCTTAGAGCGACCTAAATGGCTATTTTTTGAACCTGCAATTCCGTTTATTTGGACAATTGTATTCTTTAGCGGTGCAGCTTCAGCCGTGATAATTTGGGAACAAGAACCAGGCAGTTTAAAAACTTGGTTATTAATGGGATGGTACTTAGTATTAGAAATTATTACCGTTGCTTACATTCCTGCTACTTTAAGATTCCGTAGCTTGACAGTTGGAACAGTTTTAGGAGCAACAGGTTTAATCTTAGGAATTATACTAGCATTAACAGTTTTGCCGATGTCCCAATCGGCTGCTTTATTGCTACTACCGTATATAATTTGGACTCCAATTGGTACTTATACTACTAGGGAGATGATTGATCTCAATCCTGATGCTGCATAA
- a CDS encoding Uma2 family endonuclease translates to MLQINPNIHLPTSDELSDSDGLPVDNELHILLPNLLGLILGFIWTNRFDWFFGVNMGIYHTTGINPRVPIVPDAFLSLGVERARGNQLRKSYVVWEEDIVPIFALEIVSQTPGGEYDDKMSIYARLGVLYYVIYNSDYWRRDQQEPFQVYRLVNGIYQRQIGEPFFMPEIGLGIGRGVANHQGLQREWLYWFDQQGNRILTPEELLLPYQQQFGELPGNA, encoded by the coding sequence ATGCTACAAATTAACCCCAATATCCACTTACCAACCAGCGATGAATTGTCGGACTCTGACGGTTTGCCTGTGGATAACGAACTGCATATTCTTTTACCTAATTTACTAGGTTTAATCCTTGGTTTCATTTGGACTAATCGCTTCGATTGGTTTTTTGGGGTTAATATGGGAATTTACCACACTACAGGAATTAATCCTAGAGTTCCCATTGTGCCAGATGCCTTTTTGAGTTTAGGCGTTGAGCGCGCCAGAGGAAATCAATTACGCAAAAGTTACGTTGTTTGGGAAGAAGATATTGTTCCAATTTTTGCTTTAGAAATTGTTTCCCAAACACCAGGGGGAGAATACGATGATAAAATGTCGATTTATGCCAGATTAGGGGTTTTATATTATGTTATTTATAATTCCGATTATTGGCGTAGAGATCAACAAGAACCCTTTCAGGTGTATCGCTTAGTTAATGGCATTTATCAACGTCAAATTGGTGAACCTTTTTTCATGCCAGAAATTGGGTTAGGAATTGGTCGGGGAGTTGCCAATCATCAAGGATTGCAACGCGAGTGGTTATATTGGTTTGACCAACAGGGAAATCGAATATTAACACCAGAAGAACTGTTATTGCCTTATCAGCAACAGTTTGGGGAGTTGCCAGGTAATGCTTAA
- a CDS encoding rhodanese-related sulfurtransferase, with the protein MTQVVATFYKFVKLGDIAERQNSLLAYCIEQGIKGTILLAAEGINGTIAGDRTAIDAVLSYLRSDPLFADLEHKESYTDSPPFERMKVRLKKEIVTFGVPVDPNKQVGTYVNPQDWNTIISDPDVVLIDTRNEYEVDIGTFQGAISPQTKSFREFPEYVQQNLDPNKHKKVAMFCTGGIRCEKASAFMLSQGFQEVYHLQGGILKYLEEVPAEESFWEGECFVFDERIAVKHGLEEGSYDGCRGCGHPISEEDKTSEKYQEGVCCPNCFDSLTEEKKARMQEKQHQLELARQRNVTKH; encoded by the coding sequence ATGACTCAAGTTGTTGCAACTTTTTATAAGTTTGTGAAGTTAGGGGATATTGCAGAACGACAAAACTCCTTACTGGCTTACTGCATAGAACAAGGTATTAAAGGGACAATTCTGCTGGCGGCTGAAGGAATTAATGGCACGATCGCAGGCGATCGCACTGCCATTGATGCTGTACTATCATATCTACGCTCTGATCCACTTTTTGCAGACCTTGAGCATAAAGAGTCTTACACAGACTCACCACCCTTCGAGCGCATGAAGGTGCGACTGAAGAAAGAAATCGTTACTTTTGGTGTTCCTGTTGACCCAAATAAGCAAGTTGGTACTTATGTTAATCCTCAAGATTGGAACACAATAATTTCTGACCCTGACGTAGTGCTGATTGATACTCGTAATGAGTATGAAGTAGATATTGGTACATTCCAGGGTGCGATTTCTCCACAAACCAAATCTTTCCGCGAATTTCCTGAATATGTGCAGCAAAATCTAGACCCCAATAAACACAAAAAAGTAGCAATGTTTTGTACTGGGGGAATTCGTTGCGAAAAAGCATCTGCTTTTATGTTGTCGCAAGGTTTCCAAGAGGTGTATCACTTGCAAGGCGGTATTCTGAAATACTTAGAAGAAGTACCAGCAGAAGAAAGCTTTTGGGAAGGTGAGTGTTTTGTATTTGATGAGCGTATAGCTGTCAAACATGGGTTGGAAGAAGGGTCTTATGATGGGTGCCGCGGATGTGGTCATCCTATCTCTGAAGAAGATAAAACTTCAGAAAAATATCAAGAAGGCGTTTGCTGTCCCAATTGCTTTGATAGTTTGACGGAAGAAAAAAAAGCTCGAATGCAGGAAAAACAGCACCAGTTAGAATTAGCGCGTCAGAGAAATGTAACTAAGCATTAA
- a CDS encoding methyl-accepting chemotaxis protein yields MKTTQLPKEFIWAVLVICVLPFILNLLGISFASPKVTLDFAKLSQLSTQQSFEVVHNALSGSFTHTFLEWSAVCTAFFTALLSFIHFQVKRDVVTPIIGVALFVAGCMDAFHVLAADRLIAGVANQQDLVPFTWAICRLFNSLILICGAGIFIFTGAKKWRENLSFVVTTSLGFGLVAYLTIVACTTTPNLPQTTFLNSPITRPWDVIPLLLFAFAGLFVLPKFYQKYPSIFSHSLIISTIPSVVTQMHMAFGSTALFDNHFNIGHFLKIIAYLVPFIGLSLEYIQTYRQEATVIKTVATSSQLISTAIEHQERMAIQQATAVNQTTTTMDELGAFSHQSDEQAAAAAAGTREVLALVDGGIQLDQRTTSVKSSLREKVEQITDQIINLREQTHQISNITNLVSDIAEQTNMLALNAAVEAARAGVQGKSFAVVAAEIRKLADKSRKSAEQIHSVVASIQNATNTTVEVTKEGNKTLKSVVAAINDISINTQQISLNAKQQAIAIQQVVDSMSILNQGAAQAASSISETKIGLQQLNESLLRLAKS; encoded by the coding sequence ATGAAAACAACCCAACTTCCTAAAGAATTTATTTGGGCAGTACTTGTCATCTGTGTATTACCCTTTATATTAAATCTCTTAGGTATTAGTTTTGCCTCACCAAAAGTTACCTTAGATTTTGCAAAACTATCACAGTTATCTACTCAACAATCCTTCGAGGTAGTACATAATGCTTTGTCCGGCAGCTTTACACACACATTTTTAGAATGGAGTGCCGTTTGCACAGCATTTTTTACAGCGTTATTATCATTTATTCACTTCCAGGTTAAACGAGATGTAGTTACTCCGATTATTGGTGTAGCTTTGTTTGTCGCTGGATGTATGGATGCTTTTCACGTTTTAGCAGCAGATAGATTAATTGCAGGCGTAGCCAATCAGCAAGATTTAGTGCCTTTTACATGGGCAATATGCCGACTTTTTAATTCTCTAATCTTGATTTGTGGTGCTGGTATTTTTATATTTACAGGAGCTAAAAAATGGCGGGAAAATTTAAGTTTTGTTGTAACTACTAGCCTTGGTTTTGGATTAGTTGCTTATCTAACAATTGTTGCTTGTACTACCACCCCTAATCTACCTCAAACTACATTCCTAAATTCACCGATAACTAGACCTTGGGATGTAATACCTTTGTTACTATTCGCTTTTGCAGGATTGTTTGTTTTACCTAAGTTTTATCAGAAGTATCCAAGTATATTTTCTCATTCTTTAATTATCAGCACAATTCCCTCTGTCGTTACTCAAATGCACATGGCTTTTGGTTCGACAGCATTGTTTGATAACCATTTTAATATCGGACATTTCCTGAAAATTATTGCTTACTTAGTACCGTTTATAGGATTAAGTTTGGAATACATCCAAACTTATCGTCAAGAAGCAACGGTAATTAAGACTGTGGCAACTTCTTCTCAGTTGATTTCTACTGCTATTGAACATCAAGAACGGATGGCAATCCAACAAGCAACGGCTGTAAATCAAACTACTACAACAATGGATGAGTTGGGTGCATTTTCTCACCAATCAGATGAGCAAGCGGCGGCGGCAGCGGCAGGAACTCGTGAGGTATTAGCACTGGTGGATGGTGGGATTCAACTCGATCAGCGAACTACCTCTGTAAAATCAAGTTTGAGAGAGAAAGTAGAGCAAATAACTGATCAAATTATCAATTTGCGCGAACAAACCCATCAAATTAGTAATATTACCAATTTAGTTAGTGATATTGCCGAGCAGACAAATATGTTAGCACTGAATGCAGCAGTAGAAGCCGCACGCGCTGGTGTTCAAGGTAAAAGCTTTGCTGTGGTAGCGGCGGAAATTCGGAAACTAGCAGATAAAAGTAGAAAATCGGCTGAACAAATTCATAGTGTGGTAGCTAGTATTCAAAATGCTACTAATACCACAGTCGAAGTTACTAAGGAAGGCAATAAAACCTTAAAGAGTGTTGTGGCAGCGATTAATGATATTAGTATTAATACTCAACAAATTTCTTTGAATGCGAAACAGCAAGCGATCGCAATTCAGCAGGTAGTCGATTCAATGAGTATTCTTAATCAAGGTGCAGCACAAGCGGCTAGTAGCATTAGTGAAACTAAAATTGGTTTGCAACAACTTAATGAATCTTTGTTACGCCTAGCAAAAAGTTAA
- a CDS encoding pentapeptide repeat-containing protein, with product MANLEHLALLKQGAVSWLEWRKNNLDIEPDLSEANLIKVNLRGANLSGVNLRRADLYQAKLISANLSNANLSLANLQAAEMIETELIAANLIGTNLIDAKLSNADLSSANLMGANLMGANLKYADLIEANLSGADFINANLMSANLSNSSLNYAKFYEAELMGAYLYKADLSKANLSNAHLGEAYLVGANLSESELKKTDLRWTNLSKANFTGANLIGANLRGANLNKANFTGANLTDANLDTVNLHKVNLEGAIMPDGTIHK from the coding sequence ATGGCAAATTTAGAACATCTGGCACTACTGAAACAAGGTGCTGTTAGTTGGCTTGAGTGGAGAAAAAACAACTTAGATATAGAACCAGATTTAAGTGAAGCTAACTTAATTAAAGTTAATCTCAGAGGTGCTAACTTGAGCGGAGTTAACCTGAGAAGGGCTGATTTATATCAAGCTAAACTAATATCCGCTAACTTGAGTAATGCTAACCTCAGTCTTGCTAACCTCCAGGCGGCTGAAATGATAGAAACTGAATTAATTGCAGCTAACTTAATTGGTACTAATTTAATTGACGCTAAACTCAGCAATGCGGATTTAAGTAGTGCTAACTTAATGGGCGCTAACCTAATGGGTGCTAATCTCAAGTACGCTGATTTAATTGAAGCAAATTTGAGCGGTGCTGACTTCATTAATGCTAACTTGATGTCAGCTAATTTGAGCAATTCTTCCCTTAATTATGCCAAATTTTATGAAGCGGAATTAATGGGGGCTTACCTTTACAAAGCTGATCTTTCTAAAGCTAATTTAAGTAACGCACATTTGGGAGAAGCTTACTTAGTCGGAGCTAATTTAAGTGAATCTGAACTAAAAAAAACTGACTTGAGATGGACTAATTTGAGTAAAGCCAATTTTACAGGTGCTAACTTAATTGGCGCTAATTTGAGAGGTGCAAATCTGAATAAAGCTAATTTTACAGGTGCAAATCTCACCGATGCTAACCTGGATACAGTTAATCTGCACAAAGTTAACCTTGAAGGCGCAATTATGCCGGATGGAACAATTCATAAATGA
- a CDS encoding alpha/beta hydrolase — protein MQDEFLPKQVAELREEAAIALAYSIKRDAIATPLHQQPILTAFVKQGDVGKPILLLHGFDSSLLEFCRLFPLLATHHQTWAIDLLGFGFTDRMAGLNFNPAAIKTHLYSCWKTLINQPVILVGTSMGGAAAIDFAQSYPQAVEKLILINSMGYLSALSLGQLLFPPIDFWAVEYWRQRKLQALNLAILSGWDARQIEALKCVNLHMEMPGWHEAMIAFTKSGGYGGLGEKICRVHQPTLILWGELDDMGTEDAYKFRRDISDSKLVWVKSCGHSPQFEQPEFTAGQILAFGRST, from the coding sequence ATGCAAGATGAGTTTTTACCTAAGCAGGTTGCTGAGTTGAGAGAGGAAGCGGCGATCGCACTTGCGTATAGTATAAAAAGAGATGCGATCGCCACACCGTTACACCAGCAACCTATCCTCACAGCTTTTGTCAAACAAGGCGATGTTGGTAAACCTATCCTGTTGTTACATGGATTTGATAGTTCTTTACTAGAATTCTGTCGTCTGTTCCCCCTACTTGCAACTCATCATCAAACTTGGGCTATAGATTTATTAGGTTTTGGCTTTACGGATAGAATGGCGGGGTTAAATTTTAACCCTGCTGCAATTAAAACCCATCTTTATAGCTGCTGGAAAACTTTAATCAATCAACCTGTAATTTTAGTCGGTACTTCAATGGGAGGTGCAGCAGCAATTGATTTTGCCCAAAGTTATCCACAAGCTGTGGAAAAACTGATTTTAATTAATAGTATGGGTTATCTCAGTGCCTTATCATTAGGGCAATTGCTGTTTCCGCCTATAGATTTTTGGGCTGTGGAATACTGGCGACAGCGTAAACTTCAGGCACTAAATTTAGCTATTCTTAGCGGTTGGGATGCAAGACAGATTGAGGCTTTAAAATGTGTGAATTTGCACATGGAAATGCCTGGTTGGCATGAAGCGATGATTGCTTTTACTAAAAGTGGCGGTTATGGGGGGTTGGGAGAGAAAATTTGTAGGGTTCACCAGCCAACTTTAATTTTATGGGGAGAGTTAGATGATATGGGAACTGAGGATGCTTATAAGTTTAGGCGTGATATTTCTGATAGTAAGTTGGTTTGGGTGAAAAGTTGTGGTCATAGTCCGCAGTTTGAGCAACCAGAGTTTACGGCTGGACAGATTTTAGCTTTCGGAAGATCAACCTAA
- a CDS encoding SLBB domain-containing protein, which translates to MAIKLSGTLSKLPVIQSAASLIFLSLISTCQLPSIAQSVITSPNFNQELPNQNFNYIKVLGEVKHPANYTFYTLFDFQDKTQQPTLIQAIGIAGGITDLADISNVQIYRQIKSGSQIITVNLQQILIDGNLTPNINLQPGDTIVIPTVSQKYHPDNYSSQTIKYRVWGEVRQPGTFQTSANPNLTTALSLAGLIANNSPKNNIQIIRINPNGAVSRIKLLINLLKDNNKLNNYTIYNNDIIIVSYPRRLLVPYKPKNITHIGDVINSLLN; encoded by the coding sequence ATGGCGATCAAATTATCTGGGACTCTTTCAAAACTGCCAGTAATTCAGTCTGCGGCAAGCTTAATCTTTTTATCCTTAATTTCTACTTGCCAACTTCCTAGCATAGCTCAATCAGTAATTACGTCACCCAACTTTAATCAAGAACTACCTAATCAAAATTTCAATTATATTAAAGTTTTAGGTGAAGTTAAACATCCTGCTAATTACACATTTTATACATTATTTGATTTTCAAGATAAAACTCAGCAGCCCACATTAATTCAAGCCATTGGCATAGCTGGCGGGATTACAGACTTAGCTGATATTAGCAACGTTCAAATTTACAGGCAGATTAAATCTGGCTCACAAATTATAACTGTCAATCTCCAACAAATATTAATAGATGGAAACTTAACGCCCAATATTAACTTACAGCCAGGAGATACTATTGTTATTCCTACTGTATCTCAAAAATATCATCCAGATAATTATTCTAGCCAGACAATTAAATATCGTGTTTGGGGGGAAGTCAGACAACCTGGAACTTTTCAAACTTCTGCTAATCCCAACTTAACGACAGCTTTATCCTTAGCTGGCTTAATCGCGAATAATAGTCCAAAAAATAACATTCAAATTATTCGCATTAATCCTAATGGAGCCGTTTCACGCATAAAACTATTAATAAATTTATTAAAAGATAACAATAAGTTAAATAATTATACTATTTATAATAACGATATTATTATTGTCAGTTATCCAAGGAGGCTACTTGTTCCATATAAACCTAAAAATATAACTCATATAGGAGATGTAATTAATTCCTTACTTAATTAA